Genomic window (Nilaparvata lugens isolate BPH chromosome 7, ASM1435652v1, whole genome shotgun sequence):
TCCAATGGGCCACTGTATCCAGAGAGGAAGAatggggacgtacggcagccaacgggctgctgtaCAAGGAGGTGGAAGGTTGGGAGCAGAATGCAATGTCTATTGGTCTGGGGCTCGTTCAGCATTTAAATACTCTCCCAAAGTAGAGGGGATGGAGATCAGCCACCGCCAGAGGCAGTAAGAATCCTCTTGATGCGCAGAAGATGGTGCACCATTGGTACCCTCCTTATCTCCACGGTCAGTCAGCTTACTGATAGCCAAGCgtcttttaataatattaataattattcagcaACATTCTCTTGTCACAATTTTGCTTCGTGAAATTATGTAGagtacatttttcaaagttctaattttatgatatttttcattttcacatttttcttgaTCTGATTCATTTTCACAAAGATCTTCCAAAGTTTGATcaacataacattttttgtaatgaTTGGTTTCATGGCTTCTGTCTTTCCTAATTCAATGAGTCTATTTTTCTTCATTAAGGAATTGTCCTTGAATTAAATTCCTTTCAACTAGTAAACTTATAGAAACTTGAAAACCTTCACATCAATTGAACTTCAATCACTTCACATCAAACCATGTGATCAATAGAAGTCCTGTTTAACTGTTCCAGGTAACAATGAATGCAGAGAAAATTCTCAAGAAGAACCCCAAAAAGAAACCTCCAAATGCAAAAAAGCAGAGGATGAATTACAGCCGAGAGCAAATGGAGTAGGCAGTTACTGATGTGAAGAATGGGATGAGTTGCAGCAATGCATCCATCCAAACTTCATGGTTTACCAAGGAGATAACCCTTCTGTATCGAGTGCAGGAAAAGTACAAAGACAACAAGTGTGGTAGGGGAAGCTTTCTGACTATTAATGAGGAGAAAATTCTTGTTGATTGGATTGTCAAAATAGGTAAGGCAGGGTTTCCCATCACAAGTGATTTGCTGGACGGTGTTCAAAGATtggtgaaaaatttgaaaatcaaattccCAGAATGAGAATTGCTGTTTATGATCGTTTTTGAGAGTTTTAGATTGGTATGAGAGTTTTTTAAAACGTCACCCAGAAATTTCTGTTAGGACACCGCAAAATTTAACAAGTTCAAGGTGCAATGTAACTGAAAACCATTAAACTTTGGCATGCTGAGatctcaaattatttgaaagaaaataatttatctcaCTTAATGGATAATCCCAACCATGTCTATAATGCAGAATACTTTTTAAACCCTAAAGGAAATAAAGTTTCATTTTCTAAAGGTGAGAAATGCGTCTACTCAGTAGTGAacaacaatgaaaaacaatggctaacAATAATAGTGTGTGGTAATGTATTTGGAGATATATGCCCATTAATgattgtgatggatagccaaaattgtAGAGCAAACTGCATGGCAAATTGTAATCAAggactctgattggctgaaaagttaaGCGTTTGGAGTGTGGTATGATGAACAGTTAAAATAGAGGTGAGCGGCATGATGAATGTTTGACAGCTGATTTTCAACattataaaacataattatgCTAATGTTTGTGAAAAGGTGCAATGTTCTGCGGAATGCTGCAGTTTGCTGCGCAGTTCGAGGTTCTGTTTGACATGTGTGGATACACCTTTAGATGTTCCAGGACATTTAAACAGATCACAGACCAAAACAACATAATAATCTCTACTATGTGGTAggtccagaaagtaagttctgtttggtaataaaattaaatcatgtacagatacagaaaagttatttattgcacaaaatCCTGCAGCTCTTGAACTACTTTTCCACATAACTACCGAAATTTTGCAGACATTTGTCATAGCGTGGCACAAGTTTAGCTTCCTCATAGAAATTTGCCGCCTGTTTCTTCAACCAGTTGGAAACTGTTTCTTTCAGCTCGTCGTCATTGTTGAAGTGTTGACCGCCAAGGAAAGACTTGAGATGTAAGAACAGATGAAAGTCGGTAGGAGCGAGGTcagggctgtaaggaggatggtCAAACACGTCCCAGCCAAATCCCTGTAAGAGGTTTTTTGTCACATTTGCAGTGTGTGGTTGTGCGTTGTCGTGAAGAGAAACAACACCTTTTGACAGCAATCCTCGGCGCTTATTCTGTATTAAGTGGCACAATTTCCGAAGTGTCTCGCAATAAGCATCTGCTGTGATTGTTTGACCGTGCATGTGCAGAACTGCGATCGCAGCACTGCAGCGGATATAAATTGGAacggaacttactttctggacGTGCTAtcatataataaaggaaataactggcttatacacgtacagaataggaaataggaGAACTACTgggctgattaacttgaaactttgcatttACATTCTTAATAAattgaggatggttatagacctatttttgATTCtacaagatttgattacatcaagttttcaatttgccACTTCCAGatgttgtatggaagcagctgaaaatttcttttaaaagggaaattagaagatatgtatggttggggatcctatttgaataataaaaacagaTTTTCTGTTGCACCCAAATTTTGtctgccattttgaatccaattccatttttttcaaattgatatgatacatgatttagatacagtatttcaagaaaaaaggtatggtgaaaaccacACACCAacatctcaaacctttcaaaagttattctcattcaatgatactgatatatccatctatcatcttctatatattataaaagtgaaatggcactaattgactgactcactgactgacttgctcactcactcgcagaactaaaaatctactggaccaaaagcgttcaaatttggtaggtatgttcagttggccctttagaggcgcactaagaacagatttagaaaaaaattcaaagatatgcccaaaatctgtgtttttccagtgttttttgcgctttctcagctttatcgagaacaaatgaacagaaaatgttcaaattcactaaagaagctcagctggggtgtaataatgttttgttggaaggaatttgaaataaagccAAAGATACAGCCAAAATTAGTtatttttttgcgttttctcagttctttcgtcaagtaatagacagattatgttcaaatttggtacagaggtttagctggggtctaaaaattttgtgaagaggtgactttaatatttcatcaaagatacgcccaaaatcagcatttttccaacgtttttctcagcttttctgcgttttcttgGTACctactttgactttttgatggaatgaagcatgctcaaatgaaaaatgcaggccagtgaagcgagcctgctgatctcatttttggatgatccagttgggggtccagagggtggagccccctggctagatggatatggcgagcgaagtgagcctgacatctagtactataataaagggaagaacaAGCTTATATACACGAATACACTTGCAAAGGATAGGAACAATGgctcatatgaataaaaccagagcaaatgctcatgagcaagagcatggagcataaggtttttctcatgagcaaaaggtagaagcaaaagcatttgctcatttttatatgaataagctttaccttatactcttaccttatgctcctgaactttGGAGAAGTATATGCTCAcatattttagagattttcaatcagctgattcgcttttgtagccttagtttgtttttataactCACGGAAGCactaaatatgcaaatagggtgcACCACTTGTGTTTGCGTCAtatgctctgttttctatttatgaatagagttttaggtgaGTTGAGGTTagagttttgaaataatagcatgAAAGAATGTCATCTCtaaaataatcttcagcatattcttatatcaatagccttcttataatcgtccacaCTCTCATCTCCTTAAATGCCTATCTTCTATTTTGTGATgactatcttttgtatttattcttttgtaggataatggtgatatatatatatatatatatatatatatataatatatatatatatatatatatatatatatatatatacatatcatggttgaatttaataagagttttatagttctcaactattggttctggtatagtttcctcttcctcatacggattagttgagccattttattatgagcaaaaggtgataagctgctctagactagactcaccttttttgaagcatttgcttcaaaagttgagcaaatgctctagtttattcatacaattatgagcaaaagcttttacttttgagcaaatgctcaaactatttttttgatgagcatgagcaaaagatTTTGCTCACgcttattcatagaaaatgaaacaaatactccatattttagaagtataagcaagtgctcaactttattcatatgacccattatgtttgatgcatcataacatcagaactactggactgatttacttgaaatgttacatataaattcttaatttaccaaggataatattaacacaggcctattttcaattcttccagATTTCATCATGTCAAGTTTTAAGTtagtcaagttttaaaaaagacCCTTGTGGAGCATGGGTTATCAAAAACCGACTTGAAACTTAGatctcactttgctcggtcaaaaatattcaacttaaTATTACATGAGTAGGTAGTAGAAATGTGATATCTGTTTCTGTAACATTGTCTATGAGTTTTTGAAGGGAATTGTGATTCTTATCATTTCAAGATGCCTGTTTTGGTTATTAAAATCTTGTCTAAATCATTTCAAGACCTTGTGAAATGCAGTTTCAgtgaattaattgaatatatatgAATTAATTTATCTGGAAAATCTATTGTGCACATTATTTAATTCAAGattttggaattatttttcaaagtaataaaaacccttcaataagtgTTATTATCAATACGTGGGCTACCCATCATTCTCAacagtatttttcaaaaatattcaacataagtcatgtccacactgaacaaacgATCTAAatcatgtttgttgaaacagtttgtgcaaattttattatgtttgacaaacaatgtttgcccgtggccagtgtggattcatcaccaaacaaaatatttgtgagaacaggttttatgttttacagctgtcatcaatgaaaatgtttggaaaacagtattttttcatttaacaaacaatgattgtccaaactttttaaaatgtttgtccctgagctcctcaacaaacatggttgccgaacatgtatgtcgaacattggttgagttcaaagccactgatcagtGAGTGAATGATAAGaccggtgagtgaacgtggctctgaacaaACCACTGTTTGGTCTATCTCAaataccttaaagatgcatagactcataTGCATGCATCGCTAGtgtattggaattgaaatcagccattgaggggacaacctggaagattattacatactgaagatattgaagatttctgtaatctataatattataaaaataaatatattatttaatatattgcGTTAAAATACCTCAATAGCAGACTTTAATTTCAAGgaagagctagcattgggaaggcataggcattgtgggtttatacctcttcaacgtctttggtctaactgataagaaaaaaatctggtgtggtacactcacacaactttccttgctcatattcgaaactacgatcagacttttgtatatgtgtatatataattgttttcagagtactttttcctttgtgtaaattgtgaaattcaatgatttttttagtcgtcatttttttaaagtcgtcaaaacagctgttctacagatgaatatctcgactatgtgttctttttatgaactgctctacctacctacctcatgcacgagaaggaggttacaaagtccatttctcaagaatggggtggaccccccattagtttcccagaaaggagactcatgccagttaatagagctgataaataactatacagagtatgaacttgaaaaaaatcggtcaagttattttgaaaaaatcgtgaaaaacatggttttttagtaattatccgccatttttctcaagaatattacggagctcctgcaattttccaaggaaaaaactcatgtcatttgataggacttatgaatagctacccatggcttgaatttgaattaaatcgttagagcagttttcgagaaaacggtgaaaaacatggatttttagtcattatccgccatttttctcaagaatattacggagctcctgaaattttcccagaaatgaaacttatgccagttgatagggcttaaaaatagctatccatggtataaatttgaagaaaatcgttggagccgttttcgagaaaaccgtgaaaaacatggttttttagtcattttccgccatttttctcaagaatattacggagctcctgaaattttcccagaaatgagactcatgctagttgatagggcttataaatagctatccatgatataaatttgaagaaaatcgttggagccattttcgagaaaaacgtgaaaaacatggttttttagtcattttccgccatttttctcaagaatattacagagctcctgaaattttctcagtaatgagacttatgctagttgatagggcttataaatagctatccatgatataaatttgaagaaaatcgttagagccattttcgagaaaaacgtgaaaaacatggttttttagtaattatccgccattttttccgccatcttgaattgaattttattgaatttcttattgtcgggtcctcatggtatagggaccttaagtttaaaatttcaagtcgatcggttaattaggaatggagttatcgtgttcacagacatacacacacacacacacatacacacatacacacacacagaccaacacccaaaaatcatgtttttggactcaggggaccttgaaacgtatagaaaacttgaaattggggtaccttaattttttttggaaagcaatactttccttacctatggtagtagggcaaggaaagtaaaaaacgtcATATCTGGTttcgttcactgatcagctACTCATACTTTTCCACCAATGGAAAAGAGCAtaaacagacatggctgaatacTTGTTTACAAATAACGGATTCCATTAGAATGTATTTCGGAGCAGAgaatgcatgattacataaattcaataacatttaaaaaatccTGCAAAGCATTTAAAACAACTTCAATCACTTGATGattttacattttaattgattacaatgaaataggttaagttctagttttgtttacaaaatatgatcagcaaaggaaacatctgtcagtcatgactcatgagaAACCATTCAGCcactgtaaaatctgacaaagcatttattggaacggttccacttcgATACTCGTGTTCCGTTACTACGTAGACGTCATTTCGTCATTTTGTCCATCTGCGCTGTCCGGTGACATCACAGTCACGGTTCCACGTCACTGTAATAATCAAGTTTGTTTTCCAATATTATTcgtcgtttcaattttaatatttgtattattcaattttttggaatttatttcgtcttttaggcatcttactttctagatatttgctatttttttcatcaaatgtTGCAAACGTTTTACTTACGTGGCTGACATTTCCGGCTTCTTCCTTGTTGCTAGAGCGTCAGCCTAGCCTCTTGTCTTTCAATGGCTTCTTGTTGGTGAGTGCACACTGCTTCGGTGTACCTTCtcttcatccaaattcatctagtttacggaacgtttttaaatgtgaattattccttcaaattaattcgttaaatctattcatcaattgtgattcaattattcatcaatttcttcatttcGGCAATCGAGCCTATGTACATGAATTTAATATGTTGCAGTGTATGTCTCATTGAGAGAGCTGTCCTATGTTATTTCAAGGTTATAATAtgtatttcattgtatttgatagctacccttggctttacaagtgtaTTAATGTCAACAgagacattcaattttgatagctacccttggctttacaagtgtattaatgtcgaccaagacattcaattttgatagctacccttggctttacaagtgtaTTACTGTCGACCGAGACACTcaattttgatagctacccttggctttacaagtgtattaatgtcgaccgagacattcaattttgatagctacccttggctttacaagtgtattaatgtcgaccgagacattcaatttgatagctacccttggctttacaagtgtattaatgtcgaccaagacattcaattttgttgatagctaTCCTTGGCTTGCAAGTGTTAttttaaggccaccgacgcctattaattgttctattgatgtctaacttgacactcaaatcattgaaggcctatgtcgcctgtattaATGTACTCAatatcaacaattatttcattgtatttgacag
Coding sequences:
- the LOC120352184 gene encoding histone-lysine N-methyltransferase SETMAR-like, producing the protein MHGQTITADAYCETLRKLCHLIQNKRRGLLSKGVVSLHDNAQPHTANVTKNLLQGFGWDVFDHPPYSPDLAPTDFHLFLHLKSFLGGQHFNNDDELKETVSNWLKKQAANFYEEAKLVPRYDKCLQNFGSYVEK